Proteins encoded within one genomic window of Dehalococcoidia bacterium:
- a CDS encoding acyl-CoA dehydrogenase family protein codes for MRYEFSKEDEDFRQELRSWIRDEIQGDFKDWQGVDESADGFEYGLEIRKKLAKKGWLTMAWPTEYGGQGASYMKQVIFNEEMSYHRMPGRDGFGAKMLGPTLMVHGTEEQKKRFLPPIANGEVQWCQGYSEPDSGSDLASLKLKVEDKGDHWLVNGTKVWTSMAHKASWIFFLGRTDPDAPKHKGISFFLANIKDANIQVKPIINMAGSHHFNQVIFEDVKIPKDALIGELNKGWYIAATLLDFERSGVEYPATARRNFEEIVELVKNTNDSNGVPLIQDPYINKTLVDLDLDIEAARLVAYEVAYLQSQGEVPSIEGSVAKILGTQLSQKVAKIGTDFAGLYGQLSDSSAPFDGKYLKQQLTVTAYTIFAGTTEIQKNIIATRGLGLPREDKLKVNSK; via the coding sequence ATGAGATATGAATTTAGTAAAGAAGATGAAGATTTTCGACAGGAACTTAGATCATGGATTCGAGATGAAATACAAGGAGATTTTAAGGACTGGCAAGGTGTTGATGAATCTGCAGATGGATTTGAGTATGGCCTAGAAATAAGAAAAAAACTTGCTAAAAAAGGATGGCTGACTATGGCCTGGCCAACAGAGTATGGAGGTCAAGGTGCTTCTTATATGAAGCAAGTGATTTTTAACGAAGAAATGTCGTACCACAGAATGCCTGGTAGAGATGGTTTTGGAGCTAAAATGTTAGGTCCAACTTTGATGGTGCATGGAACAGAAGAACAAAAAAAGAGATTTTTACCACCAATAGCTAATGGAGAAGTTCAATGGTGCCAAGGTTATTCAGAACCAGACTCCGGATCAGATCTAGCTTCATTAAAACTAAAAGTAGAAGATAAAGGTGATCATTGGCTTGTAAATGGTACAAAGGTCTGGACTTCCATGGCTCATAAGGCTTCATGGATATTTTTTCTAGGAAGAACTGACCCAGATGCCCCTAAACATAAAGGGATAAGCTTTTTCTTAGCAAATATTAAAGATGCAAATATCCAAGTTAAACCTATTATTAATATGGCAGGAAGCCATCATTTTAATCAAGTGATTTTTGAAGATGTAAAAATACCCAAGGATGCATTAATAGGAGAGTTGAATAAAGGTTGGTATATTGCAGCTACATTACTAGATTTTGAAAGATCTGGTGTAGAATATCCTGCTACAGCAAGAAGAAATTTTGAAGAGATAGTAGAACTTGTCAAGAATACAAACGATAGTAATGGAGTTCCATTAATTCAAGATCCTTATATAAATAAAACCTTAGTAGATCTAGATTTAGATATTGAAGCTGCTAGACTTGTTGCTTACGAAGTTGCTTATCTTCAATCTCAAGGAGAAGTTCCAAGTATTGAAGGATCAGTTGCAAAAATATTAGGAACTCAATTGTCCCAAAAAGTTGCTAAAATTGGCACAGATTTTGCTGGCCTATACGGTCAATTATCTGACTCTTCTGCTCCTTTTGATGGTAAATATCTAAAGCAGCAACTAACTGTAACAGCTTATACTATTTTTGCTGGAACAACCGAAATTCAAAAAAATATAATTGCTACAAGAGGGTTAGGACTTCCTAGGGAAGATAAATTAAAAGTTAACAGTAAGTAG
- a CDS encoding glycosyltransferase family 2 protein produces the protein MIDFFDELLLVIAIISSYTFVVSFLNLISFSKPKPLKPKSEELISIMVPCRNEEDNIDDCVESLVNQDYDNIEILLIDDNSTDNTLNKIKFLSSKYSNVSAIKGEILPKEWAGKNWACHQLSKLSKGSYLLFIDADTRLGQYAVSSGIREIQENNLEFLTLIPKRKILNFTDYLIWIMVSFFILCWVPMLIAKKLPYSLFAAGFGQFLLFNKEAYIKIGGHEKIKGLVLDDFELARSIKTFGFSASVLDGTNIVETNGYKSSIEAVDGHAKSIFATFRYNILFFIFAFFGLLILFYLPFLNLFSYFLGIELQSNFLTLSLLSIACIFGSILISSKSFSLSFFSSFLYPFAMIVLLFSAYRSFLSSFDGDLKWKGRSTPSVGLRKLYSIIFAPFFFINWILKKIR, from the coding sequence ATTGATTTTTTTGATGAATTACTTCTAGTAATTGCAATAATTTCTTCATACACATTTGTCGTTTCTTTTCTTAATTTAATTTCATTTTCTAAGCCAAAACCTCTTAAGCCAAAATCAGAAGAATTAATTTCAATCATGGTGCCTTGTAGAAACGAGGAAGATAATATTGATGATTGTGTTGAGTCTTTGGTAAATCAAGATTATGATAATATTGAAATTTTACTTATAGACGATAATTCAACTGATAACACACTTAATAAAATAAAATTTTTATCCAGCAAATACTCAAATGTTTCTGCTATCAAAGGAGAAATACTTCCTAAAGAATGGGCAGGGAAAAATTGGGCATGTCATCAATTATCTAAGCTTTCTAAAGGTTCATATCTACTATTTATAGATGCTGATACGAGATTAGGTCAATATGCAGTTTCATCAGGTATTCGTGAAATTCAAGAGAATAATTTAGAATTTTTAACATTAATACCTAAAAGAAAAATCTTAAACTTTACAGATTACTTAATTTGGATAATGGTTTCATTTTTTATTCTATGCTGGGTTCCTATGTTAATTGCAAAGAAATTGCCATATAGTTTATTCGCAGCAGGATTTGGGCAATTTTTACTTTTTAATAAAGAAGCATATATAAAGATAGGTGGTCATGAAAAAATTAAAGGACTAGTATTAGATGATTTTGAATTAGCTAGATCAATTAAGACATTTGGTTTTTCAGCGTCAGTTTTAGATGGAACTAATATAGTAGAAACTAATGGTTATAAATCATCTATAGAAGCTGTAGATGGTCATGCTAAGTCTATTTTTGCAACATTTAGATATAATATTTTATTTTTTATATTTGCCTTTTTTGGATTATTGATTCTATTTTATCTACCCTTCTTAAATTTATTTTCTTATTTTTTGGGCATTGAATTACAAAGTAATTTTCTTACTTTATCTCTTTTATCTATCGCATGTATTTTTGGATCTATTTTAATTTCTTCAAAATCATTTTCATTAAGTTTTTTTTCAAGTTTTCTTTATCCATTTGCAATGATAGTTCTTTTATTTAGTGCTTACAGATCTTTTTTATCTTCCTTTGATGGTGACCTCAAATGGAAAGGTCGTTCAACACCATCTGTAGGATTAAGAAAACTTTATAGTATAATTTTTGCTCCATTTTTTTTCATAAATTGGATACTTAAAAAGATAAGATAA